A genome region from Nicotiana tabacum cultivar K326 chromosome 13, ASM71507v2, whole genome shotgun sequence includes the following:
- the LOC107805544 gene encoding E3 ubiquitin-protein ligase RDUF2 — protein MSMSSNYWCYRCNRFITVRNQDSITCLNCNSGFVEEVVETPNRFSLSASRRRRFPAVASDSSSILQRSRRNGGDRSPFNPVIVLRSPSRGGGDGGGGAAGAFELYYGDGSGSGFRPLPASMSEFLLGSGFDRLLDQLAQIDVGRIENPPASKAAIESMATIEIVPSHVDVESHCAVCMESFELGTEAREMPCKHLYHSDCILPWLSLRNSCPVCRQELPTESGGDSNEQNRNVGNDDEAVGLTIWRLPGGGFAVGRFGRRVGGEREMPVVYTEMDGGFNSNGVPRRISWGSGGGRVSQQNGGLRRLFCSFFSCFGGAASSSSETSGSDSRINRNTSGSLSSVFIST, from the coding sequence ATGTCGATGTCGTCGAATTATTGGTGCTATAGATGCAATAGATTTATTACAGTACGGAACCAAGATTCAATCACATGCCTCAACTGCAACAGTGGGTTCGTCGAAGAAGTGGTCGAGACTCCCAACAGATTCTCACTGTCCGCTTCTCGACGGCGTCGTTTCCCTGCAGTGGCTTCTGATTCAAGTTCAATTCTTCAGAGGAGCAGGAGAAATGGTGGTGATAGGTCACCCTTTAACCCTGTCATCGTCCTCAGAAGTCCTTCCCGTGGCGGTGGTGATGGTGGTGGAGGGGCTGCAGGAGCATTTGAGCTGTATTACGGAGATGGATCTGGGTCGGGTTTCAGGCCCTTGCCCGCAAGTATGTCGGAGTTTCTACTTGGATCGGGCTTCGATAGGCTTCTGGATCAGTTAGCACAGATTGATGTTGGAAGAATTGAAAATCCACCAGCTTCGAAAGCTGCAATCGAGTCAATGGCAACCATTGAGATTGTTCCTTCACATGTGGATGTAGAATCTCACTGTGCTGTTTGTATGGAGTCCTTCGAGCTGGGAACTGAGGCTCGCGAAATGCCCTGTAAGCATTTATATCATTCCGATTGTATTCTACCATGGCTGTCGCTGCGGAATTCTTGCCCTGTTTGTAGACAGGAATTGCCCACCGAGAGTGGTGGAGATTCAAATGAGCAAAATAGAAATGTAGGAAATGATGATGAAGCTGTTGGTTTAACAATATGGAGATTGCCAGGAGGTGGATTTGCGGTTGGGAGGTTTGGGAGGAGGGTGGGTGGGGAACGAGAGATGCCTGTTGTATATACAGAGATGGATGGAGGGTTCAATAGCAATGGGGTTCCGAGAAGGATTTCATGGGGTTCTGGAGGAGGGAGAGTGTCGCAGCAAAATGGGGGTTTGAGGAGACTATTTTGCAGTTTCTTTTCGTGTTTTGGGGGGGCTGCTTCATCCAGCTCCGAGACCTCTGGTTCAGATTCGAGGATAAATCGTAACACAAGTGGTTCATTGTCATCTGTTTTCATCTCTACATGA